In Pseudomonadota bacterium, the genomic window GCGACAAAAGGTCCGACATCCAGACTCAGACCCGCCGCTTCTCGGAAGTAACGGTTTGTTCCAACGGCCAACAGGGGCGCTCCGTCCATCAGCAAACGAAACGCACGGTTCATCCGCTCGTAGGTAAAATATTCTCCGGCATCGCCGACCACCACAGCATTGGGCGGTTCTTGCCGTAAGCCCGTAAACTCCGACTCAAGATCCGGGTGAATCAATAAAAAGGGCCGGAGACTTCGCTTCTCGATCTCCGCCCTCACTGCGATCGGGGCCGTGATAATGTCCGCGCCGTCGATCTCGAATCCCATCGCCCGAAGGCGCTCGGCGATCCGCGCACGCGGGCTCCGGCTGGTGTTGGTGATGTATCGGACCGGAATACCCAGCCCTTGAAGCTTAGCCAAGGCGGTCGCCGCCGAAGGAATAGGCGAATCGCCGACGTACAATACGCCGCTTAGATCCAGTAGGCATCCTCGTATCATCACGACCACCTCCACTCGACCACGGGCTGGCAGATTCTTAAATGCCACTCCATTG contains:
- a CDS encoding TIGR01458 family HAD-type hydrolase; translation: MIRGCLLDLSGVLYVGDSPIPSAATALAKLQGLGIPVRYITNTSRSPRARIAERLRAMGFEIDGADIITAPIAVRAEIEKRSLRPFLLIHPDLESEFTGLRQEPPNAVVVGDAGEYFTYERMNRAFRLLMDGAPLLAVGTNRYFREAAGLSLDVGPFVAALEFATGTQAEVFGKPSATLFHSACAAIGCEPGEVVMVGDDLESDVLGALGAGLQAILVRTGKFRPADASQLVDGAVLLDDISAAVDWVAERACQL